In the Shewanella sp. OMA3-2 genome, one interval contains:
- a CDS encoding CC0125/CC1285 family lipoprotein, with translation MCNKIAFLAVFILMLLSGCTSHTKPQSFHQADGYRYTEHRITDNYFIISVVGKNKVLVPKNALAHAAILTEKQGYDWYIIVEQDPVSAFKSSFQSRIEIRMGKGVKP, from the coding sequence ATGTGTAATAAGATCGCGTTTTTAGCTGTTTTCATCCTTATGTTACTCAGTGGGTGTACTAGTCACACTAAGCCTCAGTCGTTCCATCAAGCTGATGGATATCGCTATACTGAGCATCGAATTACTGATAATTATTTTATTATCAGTGTAGTAGGAAAAAATAAAGTTCTCGTCCCCAAAAATGCTTTGGCACATGCAGCAATACTGACCGAAAAGCAAGGATACGATTGGTATATTATTGTCGAACAAGATCCTGTATCTGCATTTAAATCGTCTTTTCAATCGAGAATAGAAATTCGCATGGGTAAGGGGGTTAAACCTTAG
- a CDS encoding RNA polymerase sigma factor, translated as MKTELTTLLPALRRFAYSLTGSMHDADDLVQNTLLRILKSPPPEDVLLAKWAFKICRNQWIDDYRSQKVRTLATAKPELQAENYSDGEADVINDITLDEVNLAMNSLSDEQREVLSLIAVQGLSYSEAADILAIPAGTIMSRLARARVNMVNYFKQPNGSMA; from the coding sequence ATGAAGACAGAATTAACCACACTACTGCCGGCATTAAGACGCTTTGCCTACTCATTAACAGGCTCAATGCACGATGCCGATGATTTAGTGCAAAACACTTTATTGCGGATCCTTAAGTCGCCGCCACCGGAAGATGTCCTGTTAGCTAAGTGGGCTTTTAAAATATGCCGGAATCAATGGATTGATGACTATCGCTCACAAAAAGTGCGCACGCTAGCCACCGCAAAACCTGAGTTACAAGCTGAAAATTACAGCGATGGTGAAGCCGATGTCATTAACGATATTACCTTAGATGAAGTGAATCTAGCAATGAACAGCTTATCGGACGAACAACGTGAAGTTCTATCGCTTATTGCTGTTCAAGGTCTGAGCTACAGTGAAGCCGCTGATATTCTGGCTATTCCAGCAGGCACGATCATGAGCCGTTTAGCGAGAGCGAGAGTCAATATGGTCAATTATTTTAAGCAACCTAACGGGAGCATGGCATGA
- a CDS encoding S8 family serine peptidase produces the protein MRTIKKYKLTLLVLALGLTSLLAFVPVIASAQLLPITTLPNTVVDNLDRTMNRNAERMQQLQQQRLIEQQLQQSIVTKAQLLDPLLQLPAVVPIIDNHGKLLWNDVQVELGLRAIEREWLLLVSPSQWQELVATVPALSKLVQTRKNLDSLGLQLIKIKVPESLDNMTMLRQQLPELLAPYLSRNFLYQPQTSEDIPQASNELMSTAVETKLAAMCELPITLGMVDTAILVDHAAWPTEVNRFRLIQRHFLPEAIPKSYSHGTAVAGVLAGDNTDLSPLLPSLTLYSAGAFYAQNDYQQGATLDSILQALNWLVEQQSRVINMSLTGPDNAVLSQVVTRLVAKNIILVAAVGNGGLAAVPLYPAAYDGVIAVTAVDDTQVLYRWANQGEYIDFAALGVKVLTTRADGSIGRESGTSIAAPLVSAKVACLLASMPELTLVQVVTQLQQQALDLGVPGKDNQYGYGLLTRPLKTGL, from the coding sequence ATGAGAACAATAAAAAAATATAAACTGACGTTATTAGTACTTGCACTTGGGTTGACGTCATTATTGGCATTTGTGCCAGTGATTGCTTCGGCACAACTGCTTCCCATAACAACCCTACCTAACACAGTGGTCGATAATTTGGACCGCACTATGAATCGTAATGCTGAGCGTATGCAGCAACTTCAACAACAAAGGTTAATTGAACAACAGCTACAGCAATCCATTGTCACCAAAGCGCAACTGCTAGACCCTCTATTACAGTTACCGGCAGTTGTCCCCATTATTGATAACCATGGCAAGCTACTTTGGAATGATGTTCAGGTAGAATTAGGCTTGCGAGCCATTGAGAGAGAATGGTTACTGTTGGTATCACCAAGCCAATGGCAGGAGTTGGTGGCTACGGTTCCCGCGTTAAGCAAGCTGGTGCAAACTCGCAAAAACCTAGACAGTTTAGGGTTGCAATTAATCAAGATTAAAGTGCCTGAGTCATTAGATAATATGACCATGTTGCGTCAGCAGTTACCTGAACTTCTGGCACCTTATCTCAGTCGTAATTTTCTCTACCAGCCTCAAACTTCTGAAGATATTCCCCAAGCGTCAAACGAGCTGATGTCGACCGCTGTCGAGACTAAATTGGCGGCAATGTGTGAGTTACCCATTACACTCGGTATGGTAGATACCGCCATTTTGGTTGATCATGCAGCTTGGCCTACTGAGGTTAATCGCTTTCGACTAATACAGCGTCATTTTTTGCCAGAGGCAATACCAAAATCATACAGTCATGGTACCGCCGTTGCCGGCGTTTTAGCGGGTGATAACACTGACTTAAGCCCACTCTTACCATCATTGACTTTATACAGTGCAGGGGCGTTTTATGCCCAAAATGATTATCAGCAAGGGGCGACACTGGACAGTATTTTGCAAGCACTCAACTGGTTAGTCGAACAACAAAGTAGAGTGATTAACATGAGTCTAACGGGGCCGGATAATGCAGTGTTGAGCCAAGTGGTGACACGTCTAGTGGCAAAAAATATTATTCTAGTTGCCGCGGTAGGTAATGGAGGCCTGGCTGCAGTGCCTTTATATCCTGCCGCTTACGATGGTGTGATTGCGGTGACTGCAGTTGATGATACTCAGGTGTTGTATCGCTGGGCTAACCAAGGGGAGTATATCGATTTTGCAGCATTGGGAGTTAAGGTATTAACCACTCGCGCTGATGGAAGCATCGGGCGCGAGAGTGGTACTTCAATAGCAGCTCCATTGGTCAGCGCTAAAGTTGCTTGTCTGCTTGCTAGTATGCCAGAGCTAACGTTAGTACAGGTTGTTACGCAATTACAGCAACAGGCGCTAGACCTAGGTGTGCCAGGCAAAGACAATCAGTATGGTTATGGCTTACTCACTCGACCGTTAAAAACTGGCCTGTAA
- a CDS encoding surface lipoprotein assembly modifier, with protein sequence MMALSYRYAAISTAIVIAIGSSSTYAKASSDDLSLSGKVKAGMEYQSNVNISELEQASGESDTAVVLDAQVDLGWQISNKVRLDSGYSINEKRYQTASDYDSRLQLAFVDMSYAISTTTIGASVYHAQADLDNSDFLTLNQASVYSMHTLNDSWFLRPSVMVADKQFSQFAARDAKNYTAGLDSFWFFNQGQRFISLGVTYEDEKTQSPEFSYTAPGMTARVSNQFSLWQLQHKLQFGVKLTQRGYQTQNDGNDRDDVQQQYDAKWEVNFGQHWAVLTSIEYGDFQSTLSSANYDDTRAGLMLQASF encoded by the coding sequence ATGATGGCCTTATCTTATCGTTACGCCGCTATTTCAACCGCCATAGTTATCGCAATTGGCTCTTCTTCAACATACGCTAAAGCAAGCTCAGATGACTTGTCACTCAGCGGTAAAGTAAAAGCAGGGATGGAATATCAATCTAACGTTAACATCAGTGAACTTGAGCAAGCGAGTGGCGAGTCTGACACCGCCGTAGTACTTGATGCCCAAGTGGACTTAGGTTGGCAAATTAGCAACAAGGTCCGCCTAGACAGCGGCTACAGCATTAATGAAAAACGTTATCAAACTGCCAGCGATTACGACTCGCGCTTACAATTGGCTTTTGTGGACATGAGCTACGCAATATCGACAACCACTATAGGTGCAAGTGTTTACCACGCTCAAGCAGATTTAGATAACAGCGACTTTTTAACCTTAAACCAAGCTAGCGTGTATAGCATGCACACGCTAAACGACAGTTGGTTTCTTCGCCCTAGTGTGATGGTCGCAGATAAACAGTTTAGCCAATTTGCAGCGCGCGATGCTAAAAACTATACCGCTGGTTTGGATTCATTTTGGTTCTTTAATCAAGGTCAGCGTTTTATTTCACTTGGGGTGACCTATGAGGATGAAAAGACCCAGAGCCCTGAATTTAGTTATACTGCACCGGGAATGACTGCTCGGGTATCCAATCAGTTTTCACTGTGGCAGTTGCAACATAAACTTCAATTCGGCGTTAAGTTAACTCAACGTGGCTATCAGACCCAAAACGACGGCAATGACCGAGATGATGTACAGCAGCAGTATGATGCGAAATGGGAAGTTAACTTTGGTCAGCATTGGGCTGTATTAACCTCAATCGAGTATGGTGATTTTCAGTCAACACTAAGCAGTGCAAATTATGATGACACTCGAGCTGGATTAATGTTACAGGCCAGTTTTTAA
- a CDS encoding YeeE/YedE family protein produces the protein MSQYRHSPSLIRALVAFIAGSLFGLGLTVTQMVDANKVLNFLDVFGQWDPSLAIVMAAGLSVFSIGYMLLVKPKSKPLLDNQFFLPTKKHIDRKLLIGACLFGLGWGLVGICPGPAIVNLANLDGKFIGFVIAMLVGMFIGRKLPLKG, from the coding sequence ATGAGCCAATACCGTCATTCACCTTCTCTTATACGTGCACTAGTCGCGTTTATTGCTGGCAGTTTATTTGGACTGGGCTTAACTGTTACCCAAATGGTTGATGCTAATAAAGTACTTAATTTTTTAGACGTTTTTGGCCAATGGGACCCAAGTCTTGCGATTGTGATGGCTGCAGGACTAAGTGTATTCAGTATCGGTTATATGCTGTTAGTCAAACCGAAAAGTAAACCGCTATTAGACAATCAATTCTTTTTACCTACCAAAAAACATATCGATAGAAAGTTATTAATCGGCGCATGCTTATTTGGCTTAGGCTGGGGATTAGTGGGTATTTGTCCAGGGCCTGCTATTGTTAACTTAGCCAATTTAGACGGTAAATTTATTGGGTTTGTCATCGCTATGCTAGTCGGTATGTTTATTGGCAGAAAACTCCCTTTAAAAGGGTAA
- a CDS encoding YeeE/YedE family protein, with protein MTEFTPISALIGGALLGFGALLLLVVNGRIAGISGILSGALQFNTPHTSWRWAFLGGLIASGLLAPFASLTLPTTLDASWGLTICGGFVVGFGAYLGGGCTSGHGICGIGRMSVRSIVATIVFMLVAAIVVFINRHVVGG; from the coding sequence ATGACTGAATTCACCCCCATCAGCGCGTTAATAGGTGGCGCACTTCTTGGTTTTGGCGCATTACTGTTGTTGGTAGTTAATGGGCGCATTGCTGGAATATCTGGCATTTTAAGTGGCGCTTTACAATTCAACACCCCTCATACGAGCTGGCGCTGGGCTTTTTTAGGGGGATTAATTGCCAGTGGGTTACTCGCTCCTTTTGCTAGTCTGACTTTACCTACCACATTAGATGCCAGCTGGGGATTAACCATTTGTGGCGGATTTGTTGTGGGGTTTGGAGCTTATTTAGGCGGAGGCTGTACAAGTGGCCATGGTATTTGCGGCATAGGTAGAATGTCCGTACGCTCCATAGTCGCAACGATAGTATTTATGTTGGTCGCTGCAATTGTGGTGTTTATCAACCGTCATGTTGTAGGAGGATAA
- a CDS encoding DUF3087 family protein translates to MKLRHVDKPQYRKMTNQVQFGVIAILAISSLVFGQMLIALLGSTTVVSGQPTGNFYFNFGGVIMGLMLCTLVVKHGRKKPQYADVYYVWQLKQLQNKIYRKLNAVQQAAADNNVNALIVLCFYYKSLAIVYELDNNTLTMEEVNRQVSLVEQKIQDSNLNCNADDFSVELLSDF, encoded by the coding sequence ATGAAATTAAGGCATGTAGATAAACCGCAGTATCGCAAGATGACTAATCAAGTCCAATTTGGCGTGATAGCCATTTTAGCGATTTCGTCATTAGTGTTTGGTCAAATGTTAATTGCACTATTAGGGTCTACCACAGTGGTATCTGGCCAACCAACGGGAAACTTCTATTTTAACTTTGGCGGCGTAATTATGGGGCTTATGCTATGCACTTTAGTGGTAAAGCATGGCCGTAAAAAACCACAATATGCTGACGTCTATTACGTTTGGCAGCTGAAGCAATTACAAAATAAAATTTACCGAAAATTGAATGCGGTTCAACAAGCTGCCGCTGATAATAATGTAAATGCACTAATCGTATTATGTTTTTATTATAAAAGTTTAGCGATTGTTTATGAGTTAGATAACAATACTTTGACCATGGAAGAAGTCAATCGACAAGTCAGTCTGGTAGAGCAAAAAATTCAAGATAGTAACTTAAACTGTAATGCAGATGATTTCAGCGTTGAACTGTTAAGTGATTTTTAA
- a CDS encoding organic hydroperoxide resistance protein — protein sequence MTTLYTTSATALAGRNGQVTTDDKKLDVGLSYPKEMGGTGEHTNPEQLFAAGYAACFSNAILHVAREMKVAIKAAPTTATVGIGPNDNKGFALTVALAVELDLAQDDAVKLVQAAHQVCPYSNAVRGNIDVKLTVNSIAI from the coding sequence ATGACAACTTTATACACAACTTCAGCAACAGCGTTAGCAGGTCGTAATGGTCAAGTGACTACAGATGATAAAAAACTCGATGTCGGCTTGAGCTATCCAAAAGAAATGGGAGGCACTGGCGAGCACACTAACCCTGAGCAGTTATTTGCCGCGGGCTATGCAGCCTGTTTCTCGAACGCCATTTTACATGTAGCACGTGAAATGAAAGTCGCTATTAAAGCTGCGCCAACAACCGCTACTGTGGGTATAGGTCCGAATGATAATAAGGGGTTTGCGCTTACTGTCGCATTAGCGGTTGAATTAGATTTAGCGCAAGATGATGCGGTTAAGCTAGTTCAGGCTGCTCACCAAGTGTGTCCATATTCGAATGCGGTTCGCGGTAATATTGATGTGAAGCTAACGGTTAACAGCATTGCTATCTAA
- a CDS encoding alkaline phosphatase D family protein: MKTGLSRRDFLAMSAKGVSAVVVSYGLMGCNSDDEAIYSGQFLQGIASGDPAKDAVILWTRVTPDVEADITVSWEVARDANFSQIVTNGVMKTNAKRDYTVKIDAVGLDAGKGYFYRFKSGKYISDVGMTKTLPEGTVDSVKLAVMSCANYPAGYFNVYALAAQRDDLDAVIHLGDYLYEYGRGGYASEDAAALGREVLPAGELLLLNDYRTRYAQYRSDMSLQKLHAKVAFITVWDDHEVANDTWREGAENHNDNEGDFDLRKQAALQAYFEWLPIRPWSEGNHQEIYRSFNYGDLVDLHMLDTRLLGRDKQLDYANYMDPATKAFNSAAFLGDVTDVNRTMLGQSQLLWLQQTLLESTAKWQVLGQQVLMGKMLLPAAIATQQMSIPQFAQLTTLAQLAARAQAGDPTLSAQELAYLQANQSQLTPEVITLLQLPSIPYNLDAWDGYAYEREVILATAKSMQHNLVVVAGDTHNAWASELVDNQGDTVGVEFATSSVSSPGLEYYLGLSDDEMPATEAAIVNLVTDLKYANLKDRGYLLLTFNAEEASSEWLYVNTIKDKSFTTVVERSASATVKAQQPKIIIS; the protein is encoded by the coding sequence ATGAAAACAGGGTTAAGTCGTCGCGATTTTTTAGCTATGTCAGCCAAAGGAGTTAGTGCGGTCGTTGTGTCATATGGATTAATGGGCTGTAACAGCGATGATGAAGCCATCTACTCTGGCCAATTTTTGCAGGGTATTGCCAGTGGCGACCCAGCCAAAGATGCTGTGATCTTATGGACCAGAGTTACTCCAGACGTTGAAGCTGATATCACAGTGTCATGGGAAGTGGCCCGAGATGCTAATTTTAGCCAAATAGTCACTAACGGCGTAATGAAAACCAATGCTAAACGTGACTATACGGTGAAAATTGATGCGGTTGGCCTTGACGCTGGCAAAGGATACTTTTATCGCTTTAAATCGGGTAAATATATTTCAGACGTTGGCATGACTAAAACCTTACCAGAAGGCACTGTTGATTCAGTTAAATTGGCTGTGATGTCATGTGCAAACTATCCAGCAGGATATTTCAATGTATACGCATTGGCGGCTCAGCGCGATGATTTGGATGCGGTTATTCATCTGGGAGATTACTTGTATGAATACGGTCGTGGCGGGTATGCCAGTGAAGATGCGGCGGCTTTAGGTCGTGAAGTATTACCTGCGGGGGAGTTATTATTACTTAATGATTATCGCACGCGTTACGCCCAATACCGTAGTGATATGAGTTTGCAAAAACTGCATGCAAAAGTCGCTTTTATCACGGTATGGGACGATCACGAAGTGGCTAATGACACCTGGCGAGAGGGTGCTGAAAATCACAATGACAATGAAGGGGATTTTGATTTACGTAAGCAAGCGGCACTGCAAGCGTATTTTGAATGGCTGCCCATTCGTCCTTGGAGTGAAGGTAACCATCAAGAGATTTATCGTAGCTTTAACTATGGTGATTTAGTGGATTTACATATGCTAGATACTCGATTGCTGGGGCGAGACAAACAGCTAGACTATGCTAACTACATGGACCCGGCAACAAAGGCATTTAATAGCGCCGCCTTTTTAGGTGATGTAACGGATGTTAATCGCACCATGCTAGGCCAATCTCAATTATTATGGTTACAGCAAACATTACTTGAATCCACAGCTAAGTGGCAGGTGCTAGGACAGCAAGTGTTGATGGGCAAAATGTTGCTACCAGCGGCGATAGCGACGCAACAAATGAGTATTCCTCAATTTGCTCAGCTGACGACGTTAGCTCAATTAGCCGCGCGTGCGCAGGCGGGCGATCCGACATTATCTGCGCAAGAGTTAGCGTATTTACAAGCAAATCAAAGCCAGCTGACCCCTGAGGTGATAACCTTACTTCAATTGCCATCAATTCCTTATAATTTAGATGCTTGGGATGGCTATGCCTATGAGCGTGAAGTTATTTTAGCGACGGCAAAATCGATGCAACATAATCTTGTGGTTGTGGCGGGTGACACTCACAATGCTTGGGCCAGTGAACTTGTTGACAATCAGGGAGATACGGTTGGGGTTGAGTTTGCAACTAGCTCAGTGTCTTCACCAGGGTTGGAATATTATTTGGGTCTATCAGATGATGAAATGCCGGCAACGGAAGCAGCAATTGTTAATCTTGTTACTGATTTAAAATATGCTAATTTAAAAGATCGTGGTTACTTATTACTGACATTTAATGCCGAAGAAGCAAGTAGCGAGTGGCTGTATGTAAACACTATTAAAGATAAGTCATTCACGACAGTAGTTGAGCGTTCTGCATCCGCAACCGTTAAAGCCCAACAACCCAAAATTATTATTAGTTAA
- a CDS encoding class I SAM-dependent rRNA methyltransferase — MLKRQAFFAQAKLNNTDCYRVFHGTVEGANGLNIDRYGDAWLVQSFHDTLSDVQLKKITDVLSLHGDFFVVYNDRSHKNSRVANNLVNEAQDYAMSEQVMHENGIAFTTKLRHEGQDPLLFLDMRIGREYMYKHSQNKTVLNLFSYTCGIGTAAAVGGAKRVMNVDFSSFALAAGQKNATLNKVESVCEFIQSDAFPALRQLAGLPVGGRRNQKLPKFPKLAKTSFDLVFLDPPRFAKSVFGVVDLINDYQGLFKPAMLTTKAGGTIVCCNNVAKVERQAWLDSLIRCVEKQGRNILNIEWLNCHQDFPSFDDNHPLKIVALTID, encoded by the coding sequence ATGCTAAAGCGCCAAGCCTTTTTTGCTCAAGCTAAGCTAAATAACACTGACTGCTACCGGGTATTTCATGGCACAGTTGAAGGCGCTAACGGCTTAAACATCGACCGCTATGGCGATGCCTGGTTGGTGCAGTCTTTTCATGACACGTTGAGTGATGTGCAACTTAAAAAAATTACTGATGTTTTATCGCTACATGGCGATTTTTTTGTGGTTTACAACGACCGCTCACATAAGAACTCTCGCGTAGCAAACAACTTAGTCAACGAAGCACAAGACTATGCTATGTCGGAACAAGTGATGCATGAAAACGGTATCGCCTTTACCACTAAGTTACGCCATGAAGGCCAAGATCCATTACTGTTTTTAGACATGCGTATTGGCCGTGAATACATGTATAAGCACAGTCAAAATAAAACAGTGTTGAATCTATTTTCATATACGTGCGGTATTGGTACTGCGGCCGCCGTTGGCGGTGCCAAACGGGTAATGAATGTCGATTTTTCATCTTTTGCATTAGCAGCAGGCCAGAAAAATGCCACGCTGAATAAAGTGGAATCTGTATGTGAGTTCATACAAAGCGATGCGTTTCCAGCCTTGCGTCAACTAGCCGGTTTACCCGTTGGCGGACGTCGCAATCAAAAACTGCCAAAGTTTCCTAAGCTGGCTAAAACCAGTTTCGATTTAGTGTTTTTAGACCCGCCACGTTTTGCCAAAAGTGTCTTTGGGGTGGTGGATTTAATTAACGATTACCAGGGTTTATTTAAACCCGCCATGCTAACCACTAAAGCGGGCGGCACTATAGTGTGCTGTAATAATGTGGCTAAAGTGGAACGTCAAGCATGGTTGGACAGTTTAATTCGCTGCGTTGAAAAGCAAGGTCGAAATATTCTTAATATTGAATGGCTGAATTGTCACCAGGACTTCCCTTCTTTTGATGACAACCACCCACTAAAAATTGTCGCGCTCACCATAGACTAA
- a CDS encoding DUF3859 domain-containing protein produces the protein MSKLKPNVSIVYSGIFSQWDSKSEKLPQFLQATVHVPATLDIEFGFIVRIRKAKNQRLRYCIYHPNIPDAEGNIRPPFDGEVFIKQNDWQFYLGDCIWAPVSNKTGDWRMTLELNDKIVADKTFKVHPVSDN, from the coding sequence GTGAGTAAACTTAAGCCCAATGTCAGCATTGTTTACAGCGGCATTTTTAGTCAATGGGACAGCAAAAGTGAAAAGTTGCCACAATTTTTACAGGCAACAGTGCATGTTCCTGCCACGCTAGATATCGAATTTGGCTTTATCGTTCGTATTCGCAAAGCTAAAAACCAGCGGCTACGTTATTGCATTTATCACCCCAATATACCGGATGCTGAGGGCAATATTCGTCCGCCTTTTGACGGTGAAGTTTTTATTAAACAAAACGATTGGCAATTTTATTTAGGTGATTGTATCTGGGCGCCGGTTAGCAATAAAACCGGAGATTGGCGGATGACGCTAGAACTGAACGATAAAATTGTTGCTGACAAAACATTTAAGGTTCACCCAGTGTCAGATAATTAA
- the aroQ gene encoding type II 3-dehydroquinate dehydratase, which yields MSQTAKILLVNGPNLNLLGRREPGHYGTQNLAAIVSELQGPASAAGVVLDHIQSNAEHEIIDAIHATDAQFIIINPAAFTHTSVAIRDAILGVAIPFIEVHLSNVHAREPFRHHSYFSDKAIGVICGLGAQGYQFALQAALKHLQDNNAQH from the coding sequence ATGAGCCAAACCGCAAAAATTTTATTAGTTAATGGCCCTAATTTAAATTTACTGGGACGTCGTGAGCCAGGCCATTACGGCACACAAAACTTGGCGGCCATAGTGTCTGAATTGCAAGGACCTGCCAGTGCTGCGGGTGTAGTACTCGACCATATTCAATCTAATGCGGAACATGAAATTATTGATGCGATTCATGCAACCGACGCACAGTTTATTATTATTAATCCGGCGGCATTTACCCATACCAGCGTAGCCATACGCGATGCTATCTTGGGCGTTGCTATTCCGTTTATTGAAGTGCATTTATCCAATGTTCATGCCCGAGAGCCATTTAGACATCACTCGTATTTTTCTGATAAAGCCATTGGCGTTATTTGTGGCTTAGGCGCACAGGGTTATCAGTTTGCCCTGCAAGCTGCACTGAAACACCTACAAGATAATAATGCGCAGCATTAG
- the arfB gene encoding alternative ribosome rescue aminoacyl-tRNA hydrolase ArfB produces MINITNSVTIEDKEIEWQFVRSSGAGGQHINKVSTAAQLIFDINQSSLPDFYKQKLLTKADHRITQSGKIIIKCQQSRSQDFNRQQALEQFILLVKSATIVAKKRIATKATKGSQKRRIETKKQRGATKALRQGKPKFD; encoded by the coding sequence ATGATAAATATTACTAATAGCGTAACCATCGAAGACAAAGAAATTGAGTGGCAATTTGTGCGCTCAAGCGGTGCGGGTGGGCAACATATCAATAAAGTGTCTACCGCTGCACAACTGATCTTCGACATCAATCAATCGTCGTTACCTGACTTTTATAAACAAAAGCTGTTAACTAAAGCTGATCACCGTATTACCCAAAGCGGTAAAATCATTATTAAGTGCCAGCAATCTCGCAGTCAAGATTTCAACCGACAGCAGGCATTAGAGCAATTTATTTTGCTGGTAAAAAGCGCCACCATTGTCGCCAAAAAGCGTATTGCAACCAAAGCGACTAAAGGCAGTCAAAAACGGCGTATTGAAACCAAAAAACAACGCGGCGCCACTAAAGCATTGCGCCAGGGTAAGCCAAAGTTTGATTAA
- a CDS encoding STAS/SEC14 domain-containing protein has protein sequence MLCQISDIAKGVISLFVSGRLSAKDYRACLQPAIKSYRKDWGQVCLYIEADVLLEGWEFGSLTGSGEVQLPEFDALVFVGGPDWVGNSVRLMGPFMQGEVAWFPLAQKQDAINWITKRSQHKA, from the coding sequence ATGTTATGCCAAATTTCTGATATCGCCAAAGGCGTTATTAGCCTGTTTGTAAGCGGGCGTTTGTCTGCCAAAGATTATCGCGCATGTTTACAACCCGCGATTAAATCTTACCGCAAAGACTGGGGTCAAGTGTGCTTGTATATTGAAGCCGATGTGCTGTTAGAGGGGTGGGAGTTTGGCTCGTTAACCGGCAGTGGTGAAGTACAGTTGCCTGAGTTTGATGCATTAGTGTTTGTTGGCGGCCCTGACTGGGTGGGTAACTCTGTTAGATTAATGGGACCGTTTATGCAAGGTGAAGTAGCCTGGTTTCCATTAGCGCAAAAGCAAGATGCCATTAATTGGATTACCAAACGATCACAGCACAAAGCTTAA
- a CDS encoding DUF3012 domain-containing protein: protein MLFKKLLALSAVGIFTLGLAACTPEVGSDAWCKQMKDKKSGDWSANEAADYAKHCVFK, encoded by the coding sequence ATGTTATTCAAAAAATTATTAGCATTATCGGCAGTGGGTATTTTCACCTTAGGCTTAGCAGCATGTACGCCTGAAGTGGGTAGTGATGCCTGGTGTAAGCAAATGAAAGATAAAAAGAGTGGTGATTGGTCAGCCAATGAAGCGGCCGATTATGCTAAACACTGCGTATTTAAATAA